The Lineus longissimus chromosome 2, tnLinLong1.2, whole genome shotgun sequence genome window below encodes:
- the LOC135482917 gene encoding uncharacterized protein F54H12.2-like, whose product MSLIDADSCACTKAELELFETKPTQTAILSGRLVEVQPTTSIDNTDVIEFNMQTDEKHYIDLRETTLYIKAKIVKQDGSTLREKQADGNTLEQNAQCYPINYLIASMFKQVEVSLAGKQIGTTSSMYAYRSYLEALLSHGEDAKTHQLRAGGYFKDLANMETTGATISDSSATNKGAIAHFKMANFSRSFELQGRIHSEMFEQGKLLLSKVPLTVKLTMGNPKFNLMSASTTTDYKIKLEKAILYASHKEIASYVRVAHEEKVLTANAKYPVARIETRYFQKAAGTTDLSEANLCKGETPRRIILGLVASNAMNGAIDGNPFNFKHYNATSVKLTFAGAEIPYGELKMNFGDKNVLNGYMTLFRGSKLWPANKSNDITLEDYVDGYALYVFNLAPDDAGSSAFQLAKNGDVSVEIKLSEATTEAINIVVVYEYDSFVEIDKDRNVHYGHTGSEK is encoded by the coding sequence ATGTCTCTTATTGATGCGGACTCGTGCGCTTGTACGAAGGCAGAGTTAGAACTGTTCGAAACCAAACCAACACAAACTGCAATTTTGAGCGGTCGTCTCGTCGAAGTACAGCCGACAACCTCAATTGACAACACAGATGTCATTGAGTTCAACATGCAGACCGATGAAAAACATTACATTGACTTACGAGAAACAACGCTTTACATCAAAGCGAAGATCGTAAAACAAGACGGCAGCACCCTGAGAGAAAAGCAAGCCGATGGAAACACTCTTGAACAAAATGCGCAATGCTATCCGATAAACTACCTAATCGCTTCCATGTTCAAACAGGTCGAAGTGTCTCTTGCCGGGAAACAAATCGGAACCACCAGCAGCATGTACGCTTATCGATCATACCTGGAAGCATTACTCAGTCATGGAGAAGACGCTAAAACTCATCAATTGCGAGCGGGCGGATACTTTAAGGACCTGGCAAATATGGAGACAACCGGAGCTACGATCAGCGACAGCTCAGCAACCAACAAAGGAGCCATAGCTCACTTCAAGATGGCAAACTTCAGTCGAAGTTTTGAACTCCAAGGCCGCATCCATAGTGAGATGTTCGAGCAAGGAAAACTTCTCCTCAGCAAAGTACCCCTTACAGTCAAATTAACCATGGGAAACCCTAAATTCAACCTGATGTCTGCGTCAACAACTACAGATTACAAGATAAAGTTGGAGAAAGCGATCCTCTACGCCAGTCACAAAGAAATCGCATCCTATGTCCGAGTAGCCCACGAAGAAAAGGTTCTAACGGCAAATGCAAAATACCCCGTGGCAAGAATCGAAACGCGTTACTTTCAGAAAGCTGCAGGAACTACCGACCTGTCCGAGGCCAATCTGTGCAAGGGAGAGACTCCGAGGAGAATTATTCTGGGCCTGGTCGCCAGCAATGCCATGAACGGTGCTATCGACGGAAACCCGTTTAATTTCAAGCATTACAACGCGACTAGCGTAAAACTAACCTTTGCGGGAGCCGAGATTCCTTACGGGGAACTAAAAATGAATTTTGGCGATAAAAATGTGCTAAACGGGTACATGACGCTCTTCCGAGGGAGCAAGCTCTGGCCTGCCAATAAGAGCAACGACATAACGCTAGAAGACTATGTGGATGGATATGCCCTGTACGTCTTCAACTTAGCCCCAGACGATGCCGGATCGAGTGCATTTCAACTCGCCAAAAATGGAGACGTAAGCGTGGAAATCAAGCTATCCGAAGCTACAACCGAAGCGATAAACATCGTAGTTGTGTATGAATACGACTCTTTTGTGGAAATCGACAAAGATCGAAACGTGCATTACGGACATACCGGCTCGGAAAAATAA
- the LOC135482918 gene encoding cyclin-dependent kinase inhibitor 1C-like: MPLSTPPAPTTAPTQAPPPTTAPALTPGPTPAPASAPLPAAEQAAAKGENDDRDYLTLPTKSADLKTKREAWDALQCNEASMSKCVGDLLEAVFGKAYLSSHSMSGKKGSISSTKKEKADPTKIAAIKEIAEKRRE; encoded by the exons ATGCCATTGTCAACCCCACCAGCTCCTACTACAGCTCCTACTCAAGCTCCACCTCCTACTACAGCTCCTGCTCTTACTCCAGGTCCTACTCCAGCACCAGCTTCTGCTCCTCTCCCTGCTGCTGAGCAGGCAGCAGCCAAGGGTGAGAATGATGACAGGGATTACTTG ACTCTCCCCACAAAATCAGCAGATCTAAAAACTAAGAGAGAGGCGTGGGATGCCCTGCAATGTAACGAGGCAAGTATGTCAAAATGTGTAGGTGACTTGCTCGAAGCGGTCTTCGGGAAAGCGTACCTTTCCAGCCACTCCATGAGTGGTAAGAAGGGATCCATTTCTTCTACCAAGAAAGAGAAAGCAGACCCAACAAAGATTGCTGCTATAAAAG aaatagcTGAAAAGCGGAGGGAGTGA
- the LOC135482920 gene encoding uncharacterized protein C17orf113-like translates to MSIRVGTIIELERNNPQQVKDEEKWYRSVESNDDMFASINKVIEDEVDVKILNSPFIGVILDETTDVSINKKLNLYVRTVENGRPVVHFFSNVKIPDGKAETIINQLFTQCAAKGLDFAKIISMASDGASVMLGNTTGVGVRFKNANPRLIHIHCVAHRLALAAAQASLVTALDHEAAKPGVAGAGNQKAQGILDKVKSCKFAYLTAFFVDVLPILSKLSKFFQGETVSICGVRPMVTSTTNRLNDFKDEDGVELSRFTKSVDEQDGKYRGIKLTYVNLMPSCKKAAESYIEKVVENIEQRFDPESMNILIDLDKVLNPVHLRGLPAADIRNYGKDSIIEIQGRFGHAVNAQLSVNTDGELTEEEKELPPLIDSKRLEEDYPQFQVHAEVFCAYVTAQYV, encoded by the exons atgtccatcagagttggcactataatagagttggagcgtaacaacccccaac AAGTTAAAGATGAAGAAAAGTGGTACAGAAGTGTTGAGAGCAACGATGACATGTTTGCAAGCATCAACAAAGTGATTGAGGATGAAGTAGATGTCAAGATACTTAACTCTCCTTTCATTGGTGTAATTCTGGATGAGACTACGGATGTTAGTATCAACAAAAAATTGAACTTGTACGTTCGCACGGTGGAAAATGGTAGACCAGTTGTTCATTTCTTCAGCAATGTCAAAATACCAGATGGCAAGGCAGAAACCATTATCAACCAGCTATTTACCCAATGTGCAGCGAAAGGTCTGGACTTTGCAAAAATAATTTCAATGGCCAGTGATGGTGCCTCAGTGATGCTTGGCAACACAACTGGGGTTGGTGTGAGGTTTAAAAACGCCAACCCCAGGTTAATCCACATTCATTGTGTGGCTCACAGGTTGGCATTAGCTGCTGCACAGGCCT CACTAGTAACGGCACTTGATCATGAGGCTGCTAAGCCGGGTGTGGCAGGGGCAGGAAATCAGAAGGCTCAAGGTATTCTGGATAAAGTAAAATCCTGCAAATTTGCTTACCTGACCGCTTTCTTTGTGGATGTGCTCCCAATATTGTCAAAGCTCTCAAAGTTCTTTCAGGGAGAAACTGTCAGCATTTGTGGTGTTAGGCCTATGGTTACTTCCACAACCAACAGGTTAAACGATTTCAAAGATGAAGATGGTGTAGAGCTGTCTAGATTTACTAAAAGTGTTGATGAGCAGGATGGCAAGTATAGGGGTATTAAACTCACTTATGTTAATTTAATGCCCAGTTGCAAAAAGGCTGCAGAATCGTACATTGAAAAAGTTGTAGAAAACATTGAACAACGATTTGACCCAGAGTCAATGAACATCTTGATTGACCTTGACAAGGTATTGAACCCTGTTCATCTTCGGGGCCTCCCTGCAGCAGACATCAGAAATTATGGTAAGGATTCCATTATTGAAATTCAAGGGCGCTTTGGTCATGCAGTCAATGCTCAACTAAGTGTCAATACTGATGGGGAACTAACTGAGGAGGAGAAGGAGCTTCCTCCACTCATTGATTCAAAGCGCCTGGAAGAGGATTACCCTCAATTCCAAGTACATGCTGAAGTCTTTTGCGCATATGTCACTGCTCAATATGTGTGA